From the genome of SAR202 cluster bacterium:
TGGTGGATACGCCAGGCCATCACCCGCGCAATCGCGGACCAGGCCCGCACCATCCGCATACCGGTGCACATGGTGGAGACTATCAACAAGCTACTGCGCGTGAGCCGCCGCCTTGTACAGGAGTACGGCCGCGAGCCGACGAGCGAAGAGATCGGCGCCGGCATGGAGGTCACCCCGGAGAAGGTGCGGGAGATCCTCAAAATCTCGCAGGAGCCCGTTTCCCTTGAGACGCCTATCGGCGAGGAAGAGGACAGCCACCTTGGGGACTTCATCGAGGACCGCAGCACCCTTGCGCCCGCCGAGGCAGCCTCCTACCAGCTCCTCAAGGAGCAGGTAGACGACGTGCTATACACCCTCAGTGAGAGGGAGGCGCGAGTCCTCCAGCTCCGCTTCGGCCTGGAAGACGGCCGCAGCCGAACGCTGGAAGAGGTTGGCCGCGACTTCGGCGTCACCCGCGAACGCATCCGCCAGATCGAGGCCAAGGCGCTCCGCAAGCTGCGCCACCCCAGCAGGTCCAAGAAGCTGAGGGACTTCCTGGAGTAGGCAAGCGTACTGCACAAATGTAAAGAGGCCACCCGAATTGGGTGGCCTCTTAATTTGCGTATGGTTGCCACAATTGTCATTTGACAACTAACTTACACGATTATTGGAATACCCCTACCCTACGCCCGTCTCGCTCCTGGCGAGCTTTGTCACCCTCAACTGCTTCAGGCGGCGGCCCATCGTTGAGACAACCTCGATTCTTATGCCGTCGTACTCCACAACATCGCCGACCGTCGGTATCTTGCCGAGGCGGTCCTGCACAAAGCCGCCGACGGTGTCGTAGCCGTCGTTCTCCATTGTTACTTTCAGGATTTCGTTAAGGTCCCAGATGCTATAGCGGGCTTCTACCAGGAATTCCCCCTCGGACACCGTGGTTATCTCGGCCTCATGGGAATCGAACTCGTCCTGGATCTCCCCAACTATCTCCTCTAGCAGGTCTTCAATCGTCACGAGGCCGGATACGCCGCCATACTCGTCGACAACGATGGCCAGCTGGACGCGCTTTTCCTGGAACTCCTTGAGGAGCTCTTCCAGCGTCTTGACCTCCGGGATGAAGATCGCGGGACGAACAATCTCAGAAGTCAGGACTTCCGGTTTCGGCGCTGCGCCGTTGCTCTTGCTGAGCCTGTCCAGGATATCACGAGCGTAGGCGATGCCGACGATATGGTCCAGGTTGCCCTCGTAGACAGGGAGGCGACTGTGGCCGGACTCGACCATCTGCTCCGCAAGGCGCGTGATCGGCGTGCCGATCTCCGCGGCCACAATGTCCACGCGGGGGACCATTATTTCCCGCGCCATTGTTTCATCAAGCTCCACCACGCCGCGTATCATGCTGACAGTGCGCTGGTCTATTGGCTCGCCATCGGTGTGGATGTGGACCGGGAGCTCATCCGAGGCAGGCTCCTCGGCCACCTCAATAACCGTCTCGCCGTTGATTATGCGCTTCCGGCGGGCCGCCCTGGCGTCTATGGCCAGCACGGGGGACAGAATCGTCGTCAGTATGCGGGCCAGGCCGGCGGTAGCAAGTGCAATCGATTCGCCCGCACTGCCTGCAAATGCCTTGGCAACGGCGTGGACGACCGCCAGCAAGAGCACCACACCGACCGCGGCGGCGCCGATAAACATGGCGTTCGTCGGCTCCGGCCGGGCGATAACCATACCCGCGAGCAAGACGGTGAATGCGAGGGCGGCGAGTCTCAGAAGATAGACGGCGCCTTCGGGCCCTTTCGGGGCGTGTACGAGGTAGTCCAGGGCTTTAGCCCCGGGCTTCTTCTGGGCCACAAGAGACTGTACTCTGTCGAGGCGCATACCGGCCAGACTGGCCTCCCAGAGTGAAAGGACGGCGAAGACTACAAACGATGTGCCGAGCAGTATGAGTCGTAAACTACCACTATCCAAAGCTTAAAAACTCTCTCCTGATTTCAAATTGTGAAGTATGAATTACCGGAACTCTCAATTCATACTTCAGCCTTTTCCTAATGCTTGCACCATTCCGGGCACTCTTTAGGCGTCGTCCGCTTCGGGAACGGCTTGGCGGGCAGGCCGACGGCTACCGTGTAGGGACCGACATCTTTCGTAACCACCGCGCCCGCGCCAGTCATGGAACGTGCGCCTAGCGTTACCGGTGCGACCAGCATCGTATCACAGCCGAGCTTAACGTCATCTTCGATGATCGTTATGTGCTTGCGGATTCCGTCGTAATTCGTCGTGATCGTCCCTGCGCCGATATTTACGTTCTTGCCAACCCGGGCGTCGCCCATGAAGCTCATGTGGCCCATCTTCGTGCCACTGCCGATGCGGCTCCGACTAACCTCCGCGTAGTTGCCCAAATGGACGTGGCTCTCAATGTGACTTCCCGGCCTGACGTGGCCGAACGGGCCCAAGTCGCTGTCGCTCTCCATCGTCGAGTTTTCCATCGCCGACGCCTTTATCTTGCAGCGATCGCCGATCGTGGCGTTCTCAATGATCGAGTTCGGGCCGATCTCGCAGTCGGAGCCGATCTTCGTTTTGCCCCGTATGTGAGTGTTCGGGTGGATGATCGTATCCGCGCCGATCTCAATGTCGAAGTCGATGTAGACCGAGGCCGGATCGATCATGGTCACGCCGGCAAGCATCCACCTTTCGCGTATGCGCTTTCCGAGCGCCGCCTCGGCCTCAGCAAGCTGCACGCGGGTATTTACGCCCTGGACCTCCTGCACGTCCGCTGCTGCCATCGAGGCTACGATGCGCCTCTGCCGGCACGCCTCTTCGATCAGGTCAGTCAGGTATATCTCTCCTGACCTGGACGGCTTCAGCGCCTCAAGGACCGGCCACATCCAGGCTGCGTCAAAGCAATAGAGGCCAGTATTGATCTCGCGAACGGCCTTCGTTTTCTCGTCCGCGTCCGCCTCTTCCACGATGCGGGTAATTCCACCTGCGTCGTTCCGGACAATCCGTCCAAGGCCGTGTGGGTCAGGGACAAGTGCGGTAAGGACGGTCACGGCTGCTCGGGAGTCCGTATGTAGCTCCATGAGGCCGCGGAGGGTCTCCGCTCTGATGAGGGGGACATCTCCGTACATGAGGGCAAGGTGGTCCGCGCCGTTTGTTGCTGCGCGCGCCTGGAGAAGGGCGTGGCCGGTGCCACGCTGCTCCGACTGAACGGCGTAAGTTACAGAGGCGCCGAGGGAATCGCGGACAGCCTGGTGTTCGGGGGCGATCACAACCGTGGCCTGCTCAAAGCCAGCCTTCCTGGCCGTCTCCGCGACGAGGGACACCATCTCTTTTCCGCAGACGCGGTGGAGAACCTTGGGCAGGCGGGACTTCATGCGAGTTCCCTTGCCCGCCGCGAGGATAACGGCAGCATGTCTAGACATCTGCACCCCTTGGCAAGCCCCCCGGACCGGCTAATCTCACAGCTGTGTGAGGGGGTCGGGAGCTTGTCCGATGAAACACACAGCGCCTGGCGGTCAGGGCCGAAGGTCCCGCGTCAGGCGCTCTGGTATTATCTTGTCGCGTGCGTTTGTCCGAATCGTCCACTGTGAGTCCATGCTACCATCGGCAACATGGCCGGTCAAGTTGGCGATGCGGCGAATGCCATGTAAAATGCTGGCCAACACCGAACGAATCGCCACATCAGGAGCAGCACTATGGCCAAATTCAAGATCGTCTCCGAACCGGGCGGCGGCGTTAGAATGAACGTGCCGGGCAAGCCCTACGAATACGAGAAGGACGGCCTTGGCGGCGTGGACGCCGAGATTGTGGAAGCGCCGATAACCAGCGCGGAGGCGTTCCTCTCGGTGGCCAGGGACGCCGATGCCGTATATGCCGCCAATTTCCGAATAAGCCGCCAGGTGATCGAGGGGCTGCAAAAGTGCAAGATCATCGCCTGCGGCAGCGTGGGGACGGACGCCGTGGACCTGGTCGCCGCAACCGAGCGGTGCATTCCGGTGACAAACGACCCGGACACTTTCATAGAGGAGGTGGCGGACCACTCGATGGCGCTGCTGCTATCAATGTTCCGCAGGGTGACGCTAACGGACAGGATGGCGCGCGACGGCCGCTGGAGGGAAGCCAGGCCGTACCTCTACCAGTTCCCCCGCCTGTGGGGGCAGACGCTCGGCTTCGTCGCCTTCGGCAACGTTGCCCGGGCTACGGCGCTGCGCGCCGCCCCGTTCGGGGTGAAGATGCTCGCCTACGACCCTTACATCAGCGAGCTGAACATGACGCGGTACGGCGTGGAGCCGGTCGGCCTGAAAGAGCTGCTGCAGCGCTCGGACATTGTGTCCATGCACGCGCCCAACACACCGGAGACCTTCCACATGCTGCGCGAAGAGCACTTCCGGATGATGAAGCCGACAGCGCTCTTCATCAGCACCGGCCGCGGCTCCACCGTGGAGGAGAAGTCACTGATCAATGCGCTCCAGGAGGGGTGGATCGCAGGGGCAGGGCTGGACGTGCTGGAGGTTGAGCCGCCTGCGCCGGACAATCCCCTGCTCACGATGGAAAACGTTATCCTCACTCCGCACGTAGCCTCTGCCTCCGCCCGGATGGAGCCCGAGCGCCGCCGCCGCGTCGGCCGCGAGATCGCCCTTGTTCTCTCCGGTCGCCGCCCCATGGCGTGTGTGAACCCCACAGTGCTGGACAAGCTGCCGCTACTGAAATGGGTGCCGCAGCGAGGCTAGTGCTGCCGTGCTAGACCCCTACTCGCGAAGGTGTTAAAATCCCCGAGGGCTCTGGCGCGGTGTGTTAGTCCGCCGGCATACTATCCGGCGGTACATTCTGAAGTCGTGCGTCCCGATGGAATGGGGACGGATACGCCAGACTAAATCCTTTTACCACAAGGAAATGTTCGGTTGAGCAACAGCATTAACGTCGCTATCGTAGGTGTCGGTAACTGCGCCTCTTCTCTGGTGCAGGGCGTATTCAAGTACAAGGACCTGAAGGCCAACGACCAGGTGCCCGGGATCATGCACGCCGTACTGGGCGAGTACGGCATCGGCGACATCAACATCGTCGCCGCCTTCGATATCGATGCCAACAAGGTTGGCAAGGACCTCTCCGAGGCGATCTTCGCCGAGCCGAACAACACGATCAAGTTCGCGGACGTGCCCCACATGGGCGTGACCGTCCAGCGCGGCATGACCCACGACGGCCTGGGCAAGTACCTGTCCGAGATCATCAAGAAGGCCCCGGGCACGACGGAAGACGTTGCCAAGGTGCTCGTTGAGCGCAAGGTGGACGTGGTCATCAACTACCTCCCCGTTGGCTCCGAGGACGCCACCAAGTGGTACGTGGAGCAGGCGCTGCAGGCAAAGGCCGGCTTCATCAACTGCATCCCCGTCTTCATCGCCAGCAAAGGCGAGCAGGACTACTGGCACAAGCGCTTCAAGGAGGCGGGCGTGCCGATCATCGGCGACGACATCAAGTCGCAGGTGGGCGCTACGATCATCCACCGCGTCCTCACCCGCCTGTTCATGGACAGGGGCGTCAAGCTCGAGAGGACGTACCAGCTCAACTTCGGCGGCAACACCGACTTCCTCAACATGCTCGAGAAGGAGCGGCTGGCGTCCAAGAAGATCTCTAAGACGAACTCCGTCACATCGCAGCTCGACTATGACATGGGCGCGGACAACATCCACATCGGCCCCAGCGACCACGTGCCATGGCTCCATGACCGCAAATGGTGCTATATTCGGATGGAGGGCAAGAGCTTCGGGGACGTTCCCCTGAACGTGGAGCTCAAGCTCGAAGTGTGGGACAGCCCCAACTCAGCCGGCGTGGTTATCGATGCCATCCGCTGCATCAAGATCGCGAAGGACAGGGGCATGAGCGGCCCCATTCTTGGACCGTCCTCCTATTTCATGAAGTCTCCGCCCGTCCAGTACACGGACGATGTGGCGCGCGAGATGGTGGAGGAGTTCATTACCGGCAAGGATAGCGGCAAGGCTGCGAAGGCAGCAAGGCCGGTCCGCGCTGCAAAGAAGAAGGCGGCCGGTAGCTAGGGAGAAAAAAGGAAGGGCGCCGTGCCATGGAACGCCCATTGAAAATTGCACTCGTATCGGCCTTTGACTTTTCCGCTTTCGGCGGAGTCAACAGCCACATCAATGAGCTGGCCGCCCAGTTCAGGTCCTGGGGTCACACGGTTAAGGTAATCGCACCGTGTACGGACCCGGGCCTGATAAGGGATGAGAACTTCATTCCCATGGGGCGGCCAGTGCCTTTGCCCAGCCGTGGCTCCGTCGGCCGCGTTTCCGTCTCAGTATGGCTTCGGCCGAGCATCAAGCGCTTGCTTGAACGGGAGCGGTTCGACATCATCCACATGCACGAGCCGTTCGCCAGCTATGTACCCGTGGGCATCCTCAGCCAGTCGCGTTCCGTAAACATCGCCACCTTCCACGCCTACCCGGGCTCCCGCATGTACAACATCGGCGGGGCAAAGCTGGCAAGGCCGTACTTCGAGAAGTTGCACGGGCGGATCTCGGTCTCCAGGCCAAACCACGAATACATCAGCAAGCTCTTCCCCGCTGAGTACGAGATCATCCCTAACGGGATCAAGCTGGAGAATTTCGGCGACCATGTAGCTCCCCTGCCCCACCTGCAGGACGGCATGATTAACCTGCTGTTTTTCGGGCGGCTGGAGAAGAGAAAAGGTCTACGTATACTCCTGGCGGCCTACAGCCGGCTGAAGTGGGACTGGCCGAACCTGCGCCTGCTGGTAGTGGGCCGAGGGAAGCCTGACCTCGATTCGTATCGCATCCTCAGCGAGCGCAACCTTCGC
Proteins encoded in this window:
- a CDS encoding C-terminal binding protein — its product is MAKFKIVSEPGGGVRMNVPGKPYEYEKDGLGGVDAEIVEAPITSAEAFLSVARDADAVYAANFRISRQVIEGLQKCKIIACGSVGTDAVDLVAATERCIPVTNDPDTFIEEVADHSMALLLSMFRRVTLTDRMARDGRWREARPYLYQFPRLWGQTLGFVAFGNVARATALRAAPFGVKMLAYDPYISELNMTRYGVEPVGLKELLQRSDIVSMHAPNTPETFHMLREEHFRMMKPTALFISTGRGSTVEEKSLINALQEGWIAGAGLDVLEVEPPAPDNPLLTMENVILTPHVASASARMEPERRRRVGREIALVLSGRRPMACVNPTVLDKLPLLKWVPQRG
- a CDS encoding glycosyltransferase family 4 protein, whose protein sequence is MERPLKIALVSAFDFSAFGGVNSHINELAAQFRSWGHTVKVIAPCTDPGLIRDENFIPMGRPVPLPSRGSVGRVSVSVWLRPSIKRLLERERFDIIHMHEPFASYVPVGILSQSRSVNIATFHAYPGSRMYNIGGAKLARPYFEKLHGRISVSRPNHEYISKLFPAEYEIIPNGIKLENFGDHVAPLPHLQDGMINLLFFGRLEKRKGLRILLAAYSRLKWDWPNLRLLVVGRGKPDLDSYRILSERNLRDVVFVGGVADTEKARYFRSAEIYCSPATGGESFGIVLLEGMASSVPTVASDIEGYRQVITHGKDGLLVPPKDDAALAEAIDLLLKDRQLRGRLGAAGRLRAEEFRWEVVAGRVMDYYRACIDRTATLAS
- a CDS encoding HlyC/CorC family transporter — translated: MRLDRVQSLVAQKKPGAKALDYLVHAPKGPEGAVYLLRLAALAFTVLLAGMVIARPEPTNAMFIGAAAVGVVLLLAVVHAVAKAFAGSAGESIALATAGLARILTTILSPVLAIDARAARRKRIINGETVIEVAEEPASDELPVHIHTDGEPIDQRTVSMIRGVVELDETMAREIMVPRVDIVAAEIGTPITRLAEQMVESGHSRLPVYEGNLDHIVGIAYARDILDRLSKSNGAAPKPEVLTSEIVRPAIFIPEVKTLEELLKEFQEKRVQLAIVVDEYGGVSGLVTIEDLLEEIVGEIQDEFDSHEAEITTVSEGEFLVEARYSIWDLNEILKVTMENDGYDTVGGFVQDRLGKIPTVGDVVEYDGIRIEVVSTMGRRLKQLRVTKLARSETGVG
- the glmU gene encoding UDP-N-acetylglucosamine diphosphorylase/glucosamine-1-phosphate N-acetyltransferase, which translates into the protein MSRHAAVILAAGKGTRMKSRLPKVLHRVCGKEMVSLVAETARKAGFEQATVVIAPEHQAVRDSLGASVTYAVQSEQRGTGHALLQARAATNGADHLALMYGDVPLIRAETLRGLMELHTDSRAAVTVLTALVPDPHGLGRIVRNDAGGITRIVEEADADEKTKAVREINTGLYCFDAAWMWPVLEALKPSRSGEIYLTDLIEEACRQRRIVASMAAADVQEVQGVNTRVQLAEAEAALGKRIRERWMLAGVTMIDPASVYIDFDIEIGADTIIHPNTHIRGKTKIGSDCEIGPNSIIENATIGDRCKIKASAMENSTMESDSDLGPFGHVRPGSHIESHVHLGNYAEVSRSRIGSGTKMGHMSFMGDARVGKNVNIGAGTITTNYDGIRKHITIIEDDVKLGCDTMLVAPVTLGARSMTGAGAVVTKDVGPYTVAVGLPAKPFPKRTTPKECPEWCKH
- a CDS encoding inositol-3-phosphate synthase, yielding MSNSINVAIVGVGNCASSLVQGVFKYKDLKANDQVPGIMHAVLGEYGIGDINIVAAFDIDANKVGKDLSEAIFAEPNNTIKFADVPHMGVTVQRGMTHDGLGKYLSEIIKKAPGTTEDVAKVLVERKVDVVINYLPVGSEDATKWYVEQALQAKAGFINCIPVFIASKGEQDYWHKRFKEAGVPIIGDDIKSQVGATIIHRVLTRLFMDRGVKLERTYQLNFGGNTDFLNMLEKERLASKKISKTNSVTSQLDYDMGADNIHIGPSDHVPWLHDRKWCYIRMEGKSFGDVPLNVELKLEVWDSPNSAGVVIDAIRCIKIAKDRGMSGPILGPSSYFMKSPPVQYTDDVAREMVEEFITGKDSGKAAKAARPVRAAKKKAAGS